One Synechococcus sp. CC9605 genomic window carries:
- a CDS encoding glycosyltransferase, producing MTLALLEPLLFLAAAGSASAGLLILQLGLQRVFDVAPRLKPGQDVASPDTTLTVVIPAFNEAHNIDACVASVLANQAPCRDWSVLVVDDESTDATVENALRAGSAASHFHLIKAGPRPVNERWVGKNWACSKAVEQLSSEWLLFIDADVRLKPDALQRALAQALDEQADLLSLAPRLICGCLAEWLVQPIMASLLGLGFPILETNDPASPVAFAAGPFMLFKASTYRQIGGHRALAGEVVEDLALARTIKAGGHRLRYLLGLDAVDLRMYSNLAALWEGWTKNWFLGLDRNPVKALGAALVVVLMFSVPWLLLPASLLLLWLQPLLASAWLWLMALASLAILQQLLLRLWTRSNFDVPLTLWWLMGAGGLLVGAIGPVSIWRTYTGRGWTWKGRSLT from the coding sequence TTGACCCTTGCCCTGCTTGAGCCCCTGCTGTTTCTCGCTGCGGCTGGTTCGGCCTCAGCGGGATTGCTGATCCTTCAGTTGGGGTTACAACGGGTGTTTGATGTTGCGCCGCGCTTGAAGCCAGGCCAAGACGTTGCGTCTCCGGACACCACGCTGACCGTGGTGATCCCGGCCTTCAACGAAGCACACAACATCGATGCCTGTGTCGCCAGCGTTCTGGCCAACCAGGCCCCCTGCAGGGACTGGTCGGTGTTGGTGGTGGATGACGAGTCCACCGATGCAACGGTGGAGAACGCTCTCCGCGCTGGCTCTGCAGCGTCCCACTTCCATCTGATCAAGGCCGGCCCCAGGCCCGTCAACGAACGCTGGGTGGGCAAGAACTGGGCCTGCAGCAAGGCTGTTGAACAGCTCTCCAGCGAGTGGCTGTTGTTCATCGATGCCGATGTTCGGCTCAAGCCCGATGCGCTGCAACGGGCCCTGGCTCAGGCCCTTGATGAGCAGGCCGATCTGCTGAGCCTGGCACCACGGTTGATCTGCGGATGCCTGGCGGAATGGTTGGTCCAGCCGATTATGGCTAGCTTGCTGGGCCTCGGCTTTCCCATCCTCGAAACCAACGATCCGGCCTCTCCGGTGGCGTTTGCCGCGGGCCCTTTCATGTTGTTTAAGGCCTCCACCTACAGGCAGATCGGTGGCCACCGGGCCTTGGCTGGTGAAGTGGTGGAAGATCTGGCCCTCGCTCGCACCATCAAGGCTGGAGGACATCGGCTTCGTTATCTGCTGGGGCTTGATGCGGTCGATCTGCGGATGTACAGCAACCTTGCGGCGCTTTGGGAGGGCTGGACCAAGAACTGGTTTCTGGGCCTGGACCGCAACCCCGTCAAAGCCCTCGGCGCCGCTTTGGTGGTGGTGTTGATGTTCAGCGTGCCCTGGCTGTTGCTGCCGGCATCGCTCTTGCTGCTCTGGCTCCAACCCCTGCTGGCTTCAGCTTGGTTGTGGTTGATGGCCCTGGCGAGCTTGGCCATCCTTCAACAGCTGCTGCTGCGGCTCTGGACCCGCAGCAACTTTGATGTGCCCCTCACCCTTTGGTGGCTGATGGGAGCCGGTGGGTTGCTGGTGGGTGCGATTGGCCCGGTTTCGATCTGGCGCACCTACACGGGACGCGGCTGGACCTGGAAAGGTCGCTCTCTGACCTAG
- a CDS encoding DUF3303 domain-containing protein, whose translation MQHYLIVWTFPTVEGAWESCPGFADYINSGAPGDAFDGFALKYRVCEPISGSGVAIAVASDIGKVWAHLGPWIKDFGIQFEVTAVVSDAEFAAMWPMVEAAATVD comes from the coding sequence GTGCAGCATTACTTGATCGTTTGGACGTTCCCGACCGTTGAGGGTGCGTGGGAGTCGTGCCCTGGCTTTGCTGACTACATCAATTCGGGAGCACCGGGAGATGCTTTCGATGGCTTTGCCCTCAAATATCGGGTCTGCGAACCGATCAGCGGCAGCGGTGTCGCCATTGCCGTCGCCAGTGACATCGGCAAGGTGTGGGCGCATCTCGGCCCCTGGATCAAGGACTTCGGCATTCAGTTCGAGGTCACCGCCGTGGTTTCGGATGCTGAATTTGCTGCGATGTGGCCGATGGTGGAAGCTGCAGCAACCGTCGACTGA
- a CDS encoding ferredoxin has product MTDAPASDEFRINERCIDCGTCWTFDPDHFAAGAGTAVVAHQPRGASSQRQALLALQACPVAAIETSRACNAPHRLTASRAGSAATPPVRCSIAAGRPNAVSVPAAGLFNAPMATSWSTFPGGVPPGPADPGDGRTGSDRAHASG; this is encoded by the coding sequence TTGACCGATGCCCCGGCATCAGACGAGTTCCGCATCAATGAGCGCTGCATCGATTGCGGCACCTGCTGGACCTTTGATCCGGATCACTTCGCTGCCGGTGCAGGAACGGCAGTGGTGGCTCACCAACCCCGCGGAGCGTCATCCCAGCGCCAGGCCCTTCTGGCCTTGCAGGCTTGTCCGGTTGCTGCGATCGAGACAAGCCGTGCTTGCAACGCACCACACCGACTGACGGCTTCCCGAGCTGGATCTGCAGCCACGCCGCCGGTGAGGTGTTCTATTGCAGCTGGGCGTCCCAACGCAGTTTCGGTGCCCGCAGCTGGCTTATTCAACGCGCCGATGGCAACATCATGGTCGACGTTCCCCGGTGGAGTGCCCCCTGGCCCGGCGGATCCAGGCGATGGGCGGACTGGCTCAGATCGTGCTCACGCATCGGGATGA
- a CDS encoding MBL fold metallo-hydrolase, whose protein sequence is MECPLARRIQAMGGLAQIVLTHRDDVAEHQRWAQAFACERWIHRGDADAAPSAEQVLEGQELLGLAPQIELLPTPGHTPGSLCLLLGDQRRVLFSGDHVWWNRDQDVLVCSERYFWWDFKVQIRSLQRLQPLDVAWLLPDHGHRQHFQPGAWTEAVKQTLTWIQAQH, encoded by the coding sequence GTGGAGTGCCCCCTGGCCCGGCGGATCCAGGCGATGGGCGGACTGGCTCAGATCGTGCTCACGCATCGGGATGACGTGGCTGAGCATCAGCGCTGGGCTCAGGCGTTCGCCTGTGAGCGTTGGATTCATCGCGGTGATGCCGATGCCGCGCCCTCGGCTGAACAGGTGCTGGAAGGGCAAGAGCTATTGGGACTCGCACCACAGATCGAACTGCTGCCCACGCCAGGACACACCCCTGGCTCGCTCTGCCTGTTGCTCGGTGATCAACGACGGGTTCTGTTCAGCGGCGATCACGTGTGGTGGAACCGCGACCAGGACGTGTTGGTGTGTTCCGAGCGCTACTTCTGGTGGGATTTCAAAGTGCAGATCCGTTCGCTTCAGCGCCTGCAACCCCTCGATGTGGCTTGGCTCCTGCCGGACCATGGCCATCGCCAGCATTTTCAACCGGGCGCATGGACTGAGGCGGTGAAGCAGACCCTCACCTGGATCCAGGCACAGCATTGA
- a CDS encoding DUF924 family protein — protein sequence MTADDVLEFWFQQCRPWQWFRRRDSFDALVRERFGEAVERALAGDLNHWSCSPSSGLALVLLLDQFPRQIWRGEAKAFAGDPQALQLSLEALERGWIAAESQRPRRQFWLMPQLHSEDVSVVRAVIPLLERHVDEATASVACRHLAELERFGRYPRRNLALVRISSLEETAFLNAVPGSR from the coding sequence TTGACCGCCGACGACGTTCTGGAGTTCTGGTTCCAGCAGTGCCGACCCTGGCAGTGGTTTCGCCGCCGCGACAGCTTCGATGCCCTGGTGCGAGAGCGGTTCGGGGAGGCTGTTGAGCGCGCCCTCGCTGGAGACCTGAACCACTGGAGCTGTTCGCCCAGCAGCGGTCTGGCCTTGGTGCTGCTGCTGGATCAGTTCCCCCGTCAGATCTGGCGCGGTGAAGCCAAGGCTTTTGCCGGAGATCCCCAGGCTCTGCAGCTGAGCCTGGAGGCGCTGGAGCGGGGATGGATCGCAGCGGAATCGCAACGACCGCGGCGGCAGTTCTGGCTGATGCCGCAGCTTCACAGCGAAGACGTCAGCGTGGTGCGAGCGGTGATCCCCCTGCTGGAGCGGCACGTGGATGAAGCCACCGCCAGTGTTGCTTGCCGCCATCTCGCGGAATTGGAGCGGTTTGGGCGTTACCCGCGGCGCAACCTTGCCCTCGTTCGGATTAGCAGTCTGGAGGAGACAGCCTTTCTCAATGCTGTGCCTGGATCCAGGTGA
- a CDS encoding protein adenylyltransferase SelO family protein — translation MSTATFAEFAERADYSLLEALTPDPESTADGKDHRPRQVLSGHYVPVTPTPIPEPQYLAHSRSLFSELGLSNDLAQDDQFCRMFSGDLGVATGPMRPWGWATGYALSIYGTEYTQQCPFGNGNGYGDGRAMSVFEGVFEGRRWEMQLKGGGQTPYCRGADGRAVLRSSVREFLAQEFMHALGVPTSRSLTLYVSHAESVRRPWYSENSRSMDPDVMVDCPAAISTRVAPSFLRVGQLELFARRARSEAHPRAHQELHLIVAHLIERNYRQEIDPGLPFSDQVVLLARLFRDRLTALVANWIRVGYCQGNFNSDNCAAGGFTLDYGPFGFCELFDPRFQPWTGGGAHFCFFNQPAAAEANYRMFWKSLRTLMEGQAQAQAQLDQLLEDFPAAMQETMQRMWSSKLGLPSADDTLVQELLKLLVESSADYSMFFRRLSDLPEQIDPLRDCFYLPLSAPLESQWNDWLLRWRAQWPSGVEPSVISAGMRRVNPAITWREWLIAPAYQQAAEGDTSLMTELQQLFSTPYETPSPDMAARYDRLKPREFFSAGGVSHYSCSS, via the coding sequence ATGAGCACCGCCACGTTTGCTGAGTTCGCCGAACGGGCCGACTACTCCCTTCTGGAAGCCCTCACGCCTGACCCGGAGTCCACGGCGGATGGGAAGGACCACCGTCCCCGCCAGGTGCTCTCTGGCCACTACGTGCCGGTGACGCCAACCCCGATTCCCGAGCCCCAATACTTGGCGCACAGCCGCAGCTTGTTCAGCGAGCTGGGTCTCAGCAACGACCTGGCTCAGGACGATCAGTTCTGCCGGATGTTCTCCGGTGATCTCGGTGTGGCCACTGGTCCGATGCGGCCCTGGGGCTGGGCCACCGGCTATGCCCTTTCGATCTACGGCACCGAATACACGCAGCAGTGTCCCTTCGGTAATGGCAACGGCTACGGCGATGGTCGAGCCATGTCGGTGTTTGAGGGGGTGTTTGAAGGTCGCCGCTGGGAGATGCAGCTCAAAGGTGGCGGTCAGACCCCCTACTGCCGTGGTGCCGACGGCCGAGCCGTGCTGCGCTCCAGCGTGCGTGAATTTCTGGCGCAGGAGTTCATGCACGCCCTCGGTGTGCCCACCTCCCGCTCGTTGACGCTGTACGTCTCCCACGCCGAGTCGGTGCGACGGCCCTGGTATTCCGAGAACTCACGCTCGATGGATCCGGACGTGATGGTCGATTGCCCGGCCGCTATCAGCACCAGGGTGGCGCCCTCATTTCTGCGGGTGGGTCAGCTGGAGTTGTTCGCACGCCGTGCCCGCAGTGAGGCCCATCCCCGGGCACACCAGGAGCTGCACCTGATCGTGGCGCACCTGATCGAACGCAACTACCGCCAGGAGATCGATCCCGGCCTTCCATTCAGCGACCAGGTTGTGCTGTTGGCGCGCTTGTTCCGTGATCGGCTCACGGCCCTCGTGGCCAACTGGATCCGTGTGGGCTACTGCCAGGGCAACTTCAACAGCGACAACTGCGCCGCCGGTGGCTTCACCCTCGACTACGGCCCGTTCGGCTTTTGCGAGCTGTTTGATCCGCGTTTTCAGCCCTGGACCGGTGGTGGCGCCCACTTCTGCTTCTTCAACCAGCCGGCGGCTGCGGAGGCCAACTACCGCATGTTCTGGAAATCCCTGCGCACGCTGATGGAGGGCCAGGCGCAGGCCCAGGCCCAACTGGATCAGTTGCTGGAGGATTTCCCCGCTGCCATGCAGGAGACCATGCAACGGATGTGGAGCAGCAAACTTGGCCTGCCCAGTGCCGATGACACCCTGGTGCAAGAGCTGTTGAAGCTCCTGGTGGAGTCGAGCGCCGATTACTCGATGTTCTTCCGCCGTTTGTCGGATCTGCCCGAGCAGATCGATCCGCTGCGGGACTGTTTCTATCTGCCCCTGTCGGCCCCCCTTGAATCCCAATGGAACGACTGGTTGCTGCGCTGGCGTGCCCAGTGGCCCAGTGGCGTTGAACCATCTGTGATCTCCGCTGGGATGCGGCGGGTCAACCCGGCGATCACCTGGCGCGAATGGTTGATCGCTCCGGCCTACCAGCAGGCCGCCGAAGGCGACACTTCCCTGATGACTGAACTGCAGCAGCTGTTCAGCACCCCCTATGAGACTCCGTCCCCCGACATGGCGGCCCGCTACGACCGCTTGAAACCGCGGGAGTTCTTCAGCGCCGGTGGGGTGTCCCACTACAGCTGTTCCTCTTGA
- a CDS encoding tellurite resistance TerB family protein → MNVVTAFAAVGLTAVSWDDTLSRAGARAFRHALDYREPYCRMSENEVVLLMDAVLAMRLERGTKALMLEAAKALTADQALTAYAMASELMRSDGPYSAEERRRLDLLALMLSISQVEAERIDSVFELLHAPLEPAVIPSGVS, encoded by the coding sequence ATGAATGTCGTCACTGCTTTTGCGGCCGTTGGCCTGACCGCGGTGTCATGGGACGACACCCTCAGCCGGGCTGGGGCCAGGGCCTTCAGGCACGCCCTCGACTACCGCGAGCCCTACTGCCGGATGAGTGAGAACGAGGTGGTGCTGCTGATGGATGCGGTGCTGGCCATGCGGCTGGAGCGGGGCACCAAAGCATTGATGCTGGAGGCCGCCAAAGCGCTCACGGCCGATCAAGCGCTAACGGCCTACGCCATGGCCTCAGAACTGATGCGCTCCGATGGGCCCTATTCCGCCGAAGAGCGACGGAGGCTCGATCTTCTGGCGTTGATGCTCTCGATCTCGCAGGTGGAGGCCGAGCGCATCGACTCCGTTTTTGAGTTGCTGCACGCTCCCCTGGAGCCAGCGGTCATCCCCTCAGGCGTCAGCTGA
- a CDS encoding DUF805 domain-containing protein, translating to MLSFYPQFWTQAFDFEGRTSRIDYWKIVLVNLIIGGVLAKVSTSAVYFVFAVASICPGLAMNIRRIRDTGRSWQWIFISLIPFVGVLWLLWVELQPSADA from the coding sequence ATGCTGAGCTTTTATCCCCAGTTCTGGACCCAGGCCTTCGACTTCGAGGGGCGGACATCCCGGATTGACTACTGGAAGATCGTCCTCGTCAACCTGATCATTGGCGGTGTCTTGGCGAAAGTCTCGACTTCGGCTGTTTATTTCGTGTTTGCTGTCGCTTCCATCTGCCCGGGCCTGGCGATGAACATTCGGCGCATTCGGGACACCGGCCGTTCCTGGCAGTGGATCTTTATCTCTCTGATCCCGTTCGTCGGGGTTCTCTGGTTGCTTTGGGTTGAGCTGCAGCCATCAGCTGACGCCTGA
- a CDS encoding AbrB family transcriptional regulator yields the protein MLTGAELLNRVKELGDCAKTDLARGCGYVVTKKDGSEQVKFTAFYEALLEAKGLSFSTGGSGVGKGGRKLSYKAVVQGNGNLLIGKAYTALLELQPGDEYEIKLGRKQIRLIPVGGSEEED from the coding sequence ATGCTTACCGGAGCTGAATTGCTCAACCGCGTCAAGGAACTTGGCGATTGCGCCAAAACAGACCTGGCCAGAGGTTGTGGCTACGTCGTCACCAAAAAAGACGGCTCTGAACAGGTGAAATTCACCGCCTTCTACGAGGCACTGCTGGAAGCCAAGGGCCTGTCTTTCTCCACGGGTGGATCCGGTGTGGGCAAAGGTGGTCGTAAGCTTTCCTACAAAGCTGTGGTTCAGGGCAATGGCAATTTGTTGATTGGCAAGGCCTACACCGCTCTACTGGAATTGCAGCCTGGCGATGAATATGAGATCAAGCTTGGACGCAAGCAGATCCGCCTGATTCCCGTTGGTGGATCTGAAGAAGAGGATTGA
- a CDS encoding lipocalin-like domain-containing protein — protein MSVSSVQPAQAISSTSVHGAWQLLSYDVEEKANGNTFAPMGKKPSGYVIFTAEGRLSFMLSAEGRQPGSNAEERSALLSSMIAYMGTYRLEGDHWITQVDVAWNPEWVGTEQTRFFAIDGDVLTVHTPWRVMPNWPEKGLTRSIVRFQRCR, from the coding sequence GTGAGCGTAAGTTCGGTTCAGCCCGCCCAAGCGATCAGTTCCACCAGCGTGCATGGCGCGTGGCAATTATTGAGTTACGACGTTGAAGAAAAAGCCAACGGCAACACCTTCGCACCGATGGGCAAGAAGCCCAGCGGATATGTGATCTTCACAGCGGAAGGTCGTCTTTCCTTCATGCTTTCGGCGGAGGGTCGCCAACCAGGCAGCAACGCCGAGGAGCGATCAGCCCTGCTGAGCAGCATGATCGCCTACATGGGCACCTACCGGCTCGAGGGTGATCATTGGATCACCCAGGTGGATGTGGCCTGGAACCCGGAATGGGTGGGCACGGAACAGACCCGCTTTTTCGCGATCGACGGCGACGTGCTCACGGTGCACACCCCCTGGCGGGTGATGCCCAACTGGCCCGAGAAAGGCCTCACCCGCAGCATTGTTCGTTTTCAGCGCTGCCGCTGA
- a CDS encoding cytochrome P450 — MATTPLPSTGALSGLGETLAFFTQADFAQRRFETHGDVFETKLLAQRMVFIRGERAIGDMLGQGDALQGWWPESVRQLLGSRSLANRSGPGHKARRRVVGQLFSSAALARYTPSIEQLVAELCHELITTNTALPLAARMRRFAFAVIATTVLGLDGASRDALFADFEIWTRALFSIPLAIPGTPFAKAMAARQRLLKRIKGVLQAGTNQGGLDLLSGGLDEAGIPLDDDDLAEQLLLLLFAGYETTASSLSCLFRALLLNPEVESWLRDGLNKDPASPKLDATVMEVMRLTPPVGGFFRRSLAPIELAGVAVPEGSVIQVVLSPTSDGDDDDLASFRPQRHLDGSFKQTLLPFGGGERVCLGKALAELEIRLMAVGLLQAVELQLQPGQDLALQLIPSPTPKDGLLVQAAAR; from the coding sequence ATGGCCACCACCCCCCTCCCCAGCACGGGCGCCTTGAGCGGACTGGGGGAAACCCTGGCCTTCTTCACCCAGGCGGATTTCGCCCAGCGTCGCTTTGAGACCCACGGCGATGTATTCGAAACCAAGCTGCTGGCCCAGCGGATGGTGTTCATCCGCGGCGAACGGGCCATCGGCGACATGCTGGGGCAGGGGGATGCCCTCCAGGGCTGGTGGCCCGAAAGCGTGCGGCAACTGCTGGGCAGCCGATCGCTGGCCAACCGCAGTGGGCCAGGACACAAAGCCAGGCGCCGGGTGGTGGGGCAACTGTTTTCCAGCGCAGCACTGGCCCGCTACACCCCGTCGATCGAGCAGTTGGTGGCGGAGCTCTGCCACGAGCTGATCACCACTAACACAGCGCTGCCGCTGGCGGCACGGATGCGGCGCTTCGCCTTTGCGGTGATCGCCACCACAGTGCTGGGGCTGGATGGCGCCAGCCGTGATGCCCTGTTCGCCGACTTCGAAATCTGGACCCGGGCTCTGTTCTCAATTCCACTGGCGATTCCCGGCACCCCCTTCGCCAAGGCGATGGCGGCACGCCAAAGGCTGCTGAAGCGGATCAAGGGCGTGCTCCAAGCGGGCACCAACCAAGGCGGGCTTGATCTGCTGAGCGGCGGCCTGGATGAAGCCGGCATTCCCCTGGACGATGACGACCTGGCCGAACAGCTGCTGCTGTTGCTGTTCGCCGGCTACGAGACAACAGCCTCTTCGCTGAGCTGCCTGTTCCGGGCGCTGCTGCTCAACCCCGAGGTGGAGAGCTGGTTGCGGGACGGCCTCAATAAGGATCCAGCATCACCAAAGTTGGACGCAACGGTGATGGAGGTGATGCGGCTTACGCCTCCAGTGGGAGGCTTCTTCCGGCGCAGCCTGGCGCCGATCGAGCTGGCGGGGGTGGCTGTTCCCGAAGGCAGCGTTATTCAGGTGGTGCTAAGCCCGACGTCGGACGGCGATGACGACGATCTGGCATCATTTCGGCCGCAACGCCACCTGGATGGATCGTTCAAGCAGACGCTGCTGCCCTTTGGCGGCGGCGAACGAGTCTGCTTGGGAAAGGCCCTGGCGGAACTGGAGATCCGCCTGATGGCGGTGGGGCTGCTGCAGGCGGTGGAGCTGCAGTTGCAGCCGGGTCAAGACCTAGCGCTGCAGCTGATCCCCAGCCCCACCCCAAAAGATGGCCTGCTTGTTCAGGCAGCAGCGCGGTGA
- a CDS encoding phycobilisome rod-core linker polypeptide codes for MPALKYKRDFTHEQRVSFAFANSVDAAKSASSNKGKAASTPAEYKQNQCAAMGIGMGPRIHEECPYSAINHSYASTGSQALEAAITAGYKQVFGNIGISDNQRLVSLEAFLCDGRINVQGFMAGLVKSELYKNKFFHAVSPMRGIELTTKHLLGRPPINQKEVSAGIQLIAAEGFDAFVDSLVRSEEYLETFGTDTVPYLRGFKSEARASCSTFVGMAEITPANASSENAMYTGPSLVKRFSMDLNSFAAAAVYSDDSDRGGFSYTNAVSNPRNAAYRRMYGGKFNYGRF; via the coding sequence ATGCCAGCCCTGAAGTACAAGCGGGATTTCACCCACGAACAGCGGGTGTCGTTCGCCTTTGCGAACTCCGTGGATGCAGCCAAAAGTGCCAGCTCGAACAAGGGCAAGGCGGCATCTACACCTGCTGAGTACAAGCAAAACCAGTGCGCCGCTATGGGCATTGGTATGGGCCCCCGGATCCATGAGGAGTGCCCCTACTCGGCGATCAACCACTCCTATGCCTCCACGGGCAGCCAGGCTCTGGAAGCTGCCATCACCGCTGGCTACAAGCAGGTGTTTGGCAACATCGGCATCTCCGACAACCAGCGTCTTGTCTCGCTTGAAGCCTTCCTCTGTGACGGCCGCATCAACGTTCAGGGCTTCATGGCAGGCCTTGTGAAATCTGAGCTGTACAAGAACAAGTTTTTCCACGCCGTGTCTCCCATGCGCGGTATCGAGCTCACCACCAAGCACCTGCTGGGGCGCCCTCCCATCAATCAGAAGGAAGTGAGTGCTGGCATTCAGCTGATCGCTGCAGAGGGTTTCGACGCTTTCGTTGACAGCCTCGTCCGCTCGGAGGAGTACCTCGAAACCTTCGGAACCGACACGGTTCCCTATCTGCGTGGTTTCAAGTCGGAAGCACGGGCTTCCTGCTCCACCTTCGTTGGCATGGCCGAAATCACTCCGGCCAATGCCAGCTCTGAAAACGCCATGTACACCGGTCCCTCCCTGGTGAAGCGTTTCAGCATGGATCTCAATTCCTTCGCAGCAGCTGCTGTCTATTCAGACGACAGCGATCGTGGTGGTTTCTCCTACACGAACGCCGTAAGCAACCCCCGCAACGCTGCTTACCGCCGCATGTATGGCGGCAAGTTCAACTACGGCCGCTTCTGA
- a CDS encoding response regulator transcription factor: MIEELTELEMEVVAGVARGLTNQGIGSSLGISVETVKTHVVNAKDKLGAADRTQLAVMALLYGLIDPLG, translated from the coding sequence TTGATTGAAGAGCTCACCGAGCTAGAAATGGAAGTGGTGGCAGGCGTGGCCCGCGGCCTCACCAACCAGGGCATCGGCAGCAGCCTCGGCATCTCGGTGGAAACGGTGAAGACCCACGTGGTGAACGCCAAAGACAAGTTGGGTGCCGCTGATCGCACCCAATTGGCGGTAATGGCGTTGCTTTACGGCTTGATCGATCCCCTCGGCTGA
- a CDS encoding response regulator has translation MACCGDRFTLTCLCLAEPIRRAGVGAATTEEEGLELVLRHKPSLLICTSDLETGYGMNLLRRVKAELPTCQLLIVLVRETQAVVQEAMQAYADAVIFKSSLGTGKGDFVQALQTLSEGGVYLPEEIRQLGAAQAPNPTCRR, from the coding sequence GTGGCCTGCTGCGGCGATCGTTTCACCCTGACTTGCCTGTGTCTGGCGGAGCCGATCCGCCGTGCCGGGGTGGGTGCCGCCACCACCGAAGAGGAGGGCTTGGAACTGGTGCTGCGCCACAAGCCGAGCCTGCTGATCTGCACGTCGGATCTGGAGACCGGCTACGGCATGAACCTGCTGCGGCGGGTGAAGGCGGAGCTGCCCACCTGCCAGTTGTTGATCGTGCTGGTGCGCGAAACCCAGGCCGTGGTGCAGGAGGCGATGCAGGCCTACGCCGATGCGGTGATCTTCAAATCAAGCCTCGGCACCGGCAAGGGCGATTTCGTTCAAGCCCTCCAAACCCTTTCCGAAGGTGGGGTGTATCTCCCCGAGGAGATTCGCCAGCTCGGTGCGGCCCAGGCGCCGAACCCCACCTGCCGCCGTTGA